The sequence CACTCAACATCTTTGTTTCTGCAGAGAAACTGATAATAGTGACTTTTCACATCACAGATGTGGGAACGTGCCATTTAAGCAACATCaaccatcagcagcagcatgaacACAACctctctgttaaaaaaaaagagcctaTTATACCTCAGGATGGAAGAAGATCTCAGGCCCAAGGAAGCGCTCGTAGCCGACATCAATGGTGAACTCCTTCTTGGAAATAgcattgactcctgtgtacTGTTTGATCCACTTGCTGCCGTCTGTGTCATATTTGCTAAATTCCTTAACAAGGTCAGGGCAGACATAGCTGAATCGctcctaaaacacaaacagttcagTACAAGTCTTGTTATAATGTATTACCAGCAGTGGAAGCAGAAAACCTGCTCATGTTCATTTGAGTTCCTTATAGTCTGCTTCACGCTCCTGTGGCTGCACTGATCTCTAGTGGCCACACTGATAAATGCACGGCAGAGACAGCACAACACTACTGCAGACGATAAGAAATGTTTGAAGGTGACAGATTTGGAAGGAGAGTAGTCATTTCACTGTAAAGCTGGCATCGTGATACTGCCTAGGTCCACAAActtcagcattttatttttttcaaaagaaaaaaagccaaaaGAAGTCAAATGCAGAAAGCAACACTGACCTTGACAGCTTTAGCCGTCTCCAGAGACTGTTCGGGAGGTATTCCCACCTCTCGCTCCCTCAGCAGCTGTTGGATGAAGTACGTGATGTCTCGACCAGCGATGGGGATGTGCTTAATGCAGCTACCGATGACGTAGCCTTCAGCCTGGAATACAAACATGCCTCACTTTAGGTTCTGAGAATGAggaacatgtaaaaaaaaagaacagaaaaaagtgGCACTTACCACTGGGATGACATGTGTGACTCCATCGCCACTGTCGATCACGGTGCCCGTCAGTGTCCGTTCTCCTACCTGTCTGGATGTCCAGGAGGCAGCCAGTGCCAGGACAGCCTGATGCAGAGAACACACATTAACTAACTAACTATGCCCTGAACAGTGAGATGAGACAAACACTTAGCGTGGCAGCAATTATACAGTATTCATGCTCTGAGGTTTAGAAGTACTACATGACAAAACCGCACAGTATTTCactcaaaagagaaaaatcaaacacaatgcaaaacttaaaaaaaaaaaaaaagcagaagtgaaaaaaaacagcatttcccTCTAAACATCCTATGAAACATACTCTGAGGAAAAGAGTCAAATCTCTGTACGGCCCACAAGTCTGGTTTCACATGTCTTGCATCAAGTCATGAGTGCTCAGCAATAGTTCAGTGCtgtttcatattttcagtgaatTCTCTATTTTCAGCAGCTAAATAAAACTTGGCTGCTAGATAGAAGAAGACTAGTGATTTTCTGCTGGGCCCTGTAAAATTACCTGAACAGCAATGTAGAGACCTGGGACGTTGAAAGACTCAAACATGATCTCTGCTGTGTACTCTCTGTTTTCTGGTGTGTTGAGGGGAGGCTCTGTCTGGattggagagaaacacagaaaactgatcTGAGTACAGCATCACTACAAGCCTCTATGCAACATTTCAACTTAAAAGAGATTAAGAAACTTGACTGAAGGACAAGACTTATAACTCCTAATACAAGTACATAGATATGGTCTTACCAAAAGGAAGTAATGGTCTTCAGGTTCTGCCCGCAGATACTTGAAGATAATCTGCTCCATAAATCTCTCCATCAGGTCCCAGTCCTCCACTATCCCATGACGGATGGgccactgggaaaaaaaaaaaaaaacagcaaaaagagtGCAAATATCAATCTGTCCTTGAAGCCTAAGTCCCATATGACTCAGTTCAGCTCTAAACACGTGTCTACCTTTGTTGCATATGAAGGTTTGTCAATGGCTTCATCACCGATGAAAAAGTCCAGGTCATCAACACCCTTCATCATCCTGCGCTGGGCCTGGTCTCCAACCTTGGCTGACTCTTTGATTGCGATGCCTGATGATGATCAAAAGATTTGATGTGGTAAGAGAAAGACGGTTAGAAGAAATACTCAACTAAATTATTATGCTGAACAGATGATGTTCAGAAAACGTACAATTCCCATATCAACAAGAAGAACTTCTACTAACAGAGAGTTAAAAATTACTATATTtgacttcagttcatcatgaaAGGGCTAAAACCAGATATGCTTTTGTTCACCTCCTGATCTTGTTCCTACTCAGGTCACAGGTAGGCTCAGTAATTTAGGAACATTTCTGTTTAGCAAATGATAATCCAACCTAATCAAtgtttattgattaaaaaacagCTCACAAATATACAATTTGAGAAATTATTTTCAGGGATCAACAGAATAAATTGTTGCTTtacatatttttagatttaaaattGCCTGGATAAATCGAGTTTcccaatatttttttatattatatttagtgtttttgtggcatttgtgtttttcattactTACATGAAGGCATGATGAACTGTGGTTCTGTGTTTCCTGCATAACCAAGCTTTGTGTACCTAAAAACAAAGCCAGGTTTAGTTCAAGTCGCCGCTTGGTGTCACATTAAAGTCTTTGCTGAGCCAAAATAATCTGGACATCTGGTTTCAGCTGTTTGCACCGTACAGGAAGTAGCATTAGCTTCAGCGGCTAGCAGCAGCTAACTGCAATGATAAACCGGCATTGAGGCCCGAAAGCAAACGGAATAAACGAGTCTGGCAAAAAACCCTACATTTACAAACGACATGTGAATAAATACACACGCAGGTGCAGCTCAGGTGCGTTAGCAGCCGTCAGGAAAAAGACCTGGACAGCAGGGCGTTAGCTGGAAGTTTGACAGCTGCTAATGTGGCTAACGCTAACTAGCATCTGATTTTTCCTACTTACCCTGTGCCACAGTCAACAACACAAGCCGGTAGCCGCCCAGCCATGCTTGCTCTCCTTTGTTTAACCTTCAGGTAAGTATATCAGACCTCCGAAATGAAAGACACCTTAGCGGTAACAGCCTGAACCCGCAGCAGACTGAATGAACAGCACCCACAGCCGATTTGGGAACGCTTCCGGGTTTGGTCAAATTTCCTCATCCTGCCCCCAAGTGGGTGGAGACTGTTATTGCATTTGTCTTAATTATGATGTGTAGATTCAACATTAAACccatattaaaaatgtatatttagataatgataatgataattatattttactgtCCTATAAATCCATGTGGTTTGGCCACAATACAGAAAGCTAACAAATAGTATTATTAATATACTGTAGGATGATTTCATTTATatgcaatctttttttttgtttttaagtttaaacCGTAAAAAAACTATGCTATTACCTATTTGtaagttttttttgtctttttacagtAGCTTTCCAttttacacaaaaatataactGACCTCATCCCCTTCTGTTGACTGCACCAAGTGATATCAGTGATTTAGGTGCCATCAGAGGCCAGACAAAATGGTCCTCAAACTCCACCACTACATGGAGAGCCACTGATAAAGACGATATATGAGCACGATGGATCTGTAGGGCTTGATTCTGGCTCCAGCACACCTTACCACATTAAAGTCAGTCCCTGGGCCTGAGAACATTGGTGCTTTGTCCTCAGGCAGACTCATCAGTCACACAAGAGTCTCCTAGAGAAGCCCTTGGCTCTGCTGCTCTGATGGAAACAGTCCTTGCTTCCTTGATGGAAACTCTCTATCAAAACTGTGGGTGAAACAATTTGTTCGAACATTGTCAGTGCTGGAGCCAAGATTTGCCAGGAGCCTGCTATCAGATACTTTCCTTTTGCATTACTGAGACAAATGATACAAAACACAAGTAGTGCCATATGTCCTCTCAGTATTCCTCTGTATATGCATAAACAGGTGGtcagctttttttattttatttcacaaaaaacaccTTATCTGCCTTTTTATCTGTTGTTATATAATCTGCTGCCTGTTTCTGAAAGTGCTTCATTTCCCTGTGTGTCACTGGTGTGAATACTAGAGGGCACCAGTGCTCTCATTTTTAAGAAACAACAGGCAGAGCGGAGCCCTACTGTATTAATAGAAAACAAATTAGTTTCTGGCTGTgcagctcctcctctgcttcagACCCCTCCATAAAACATCCTCCCTGGAATGGAATAATCAGTGTAACAAGGGTTTTTACCACCATTCTTCAAGCCagattgcttttattttgcagtttctTGCAGTAGTGCAACATATTTAACACTGGTCCGATGCTTGTTAACTTTCCCACAGCTGCAGATTCATTTCCCTCCTGCACCACTGTAacttttggtgtttttaattgtgtttacTTTCCTTTATTGAACCTACTTACTGGAATGAAGATTTGTTTTAGTGCACTGCAGTGGACTTATATTAAGTCTGGTGAAGTAGCTTGTATGAGCCTGACTGCTTATTCATCAGATTTGCAGTAGGATAATGAAGTGACACATGATTTTTCTCAGGCTTATTCATAGCaaatttaatatgtttaatggAACCTtggaatttaatttattaatttaataaaatttcattttagtttaaCCCCTTAATCAATACCAGTATTAGGCCTATAGATGTTCGATTCATGATTAATAACCAATGGAAATAGATGAGCTGCGTTATGTTAATTCCTTATAAGTACACACAGTGTAGTGTATGTGTAGCCAGACGAAGGTTAATTGACTCTCTGGAGGTTTTGGATCTTGCTGTATGTATAACAATCCCCACCCACACCAGAACAGATAATTCCCCGCTTACTTCCGATACACTTAGCCTACACAGTAAACAAAGTAGATGAGTTGAGGTCCCTCATCAACTGAAGTATTTCCACTGCCTTATATGACTGTGTTTGTGCGCACGTCATTAGAGCAAGGCAGAGGTGGGccttattatttttaataatctcCGGTTTTTGCTGCTTCTTAACCCCGGGAGAACTGCAGTCGGCACTTCCCCTCTGTGATCGTCAGTCCTGACTCCTTCCACCACCGCCACCTCCTCAGTGTTCAGGTTTAATGATACTCTTCACACTGCAGGATGCTTTTCCTACTAATAAACCTGAAGTTTATGAAACGATACCGAGGTTTAACTCCTCTTAACATCATTATTCCACAGCACTTAATCTGATATCACTGTGTTGATTATttggattattttatttttttttttttcaaaattaaatgtaaatttcacTGTGGGCTGTGAGACTCATCCAGTGGGAGCTGCTCCTTTTGTGTCTCTGACAATGCGTTGCTGCATTGTTAGAGACACAAAATTGAAAATGGTTACTTGGAAACATTATTATGGTCTATACATTTTTTCAGTCAATTATCACCTGCCTGTGACTGTGACATTCACAGCAGCCACAACTGGTCTCAGAGTCTGTCCTAGCCAAAAATAAATCCATGTTACACTTCATCTTAATGGGGAAGCTTAAACAGTTCAGTATAAACAATACAAGCCTGGGGCCTCTGCACACGTTTCACGTTGCTTTGCACGTTTCACGTTGCTTTGCACAGTTATGTGACTATTAGAAAATACGAACATAGCAGCAGATGTAGCTATTTATTTGAAACCCACAGAGGAGCAGTGTGATGGTAGCACAGGGACCAGCAGCAGTGATGCATTTCATTTCTAAGAGAATCAAATAAAGTCACTCAGTCTAAACCTGCCAAAAGTTCACGTGTCACAGTTGAGTAACTCTATTGTTAAGCTGAAGGGTTGGGAACGCTGCGTGTGGAGGTTGTAAAGTCCAATTATGATTTTTAATACTGGGCCTCCTGAAAGAAATgtggcttttactttgaaggaaaAGGTGTGTGGACACTGCAATATTCCAATCAGTAGGGAGGCATCGTTGTTGGGACTACTTCATAGACTTCACAGGTCCCATAGTTCCCTATAATTTCCTATTAACTAGTTGTAAATTTATAGGAAAGGGTCTAATTTCATACTAATTAATGCATAGGGAAAAGGAAAACGTTCACTGGGACACTTCCAGTTAATTAATGCCAATTAATTGCCAGTATAACTTTGGGAGTAACTCTCGGTGCACACGTCTGGAGAACATGGTgcaaaaatatttctgtctacaggaaacatgcaaaataaatcaaaaactgCTGaatcattaaattaattttaatgagGTTTAAATGGGAAAACTGGAAATCATCAGCTGATCAGTGCTAGATGACATTGGTCTTTCTGGGAAATTTGGAAAATTATTGTGAAATTACATAGTGGAGAAATAAATTCTGACCCCAGACTTAAGTTTTAGGACAAACATGCTGCTTAAACTTCGGACTTCAAATCATACAAGCTATTTAACATCTGCAGTGGTGAAGAAGAAGAGCTGCTGAGTTAAAACCAGCTGGCgactatattattattttttataacatttatttatatcacATATCAGCACACTGAAGTGTTACTCTTCACAGAAGACCAGTCAGAAAACTGCCAAGAACATTTATCAGACGGTCCATCTCTgtctgaaatcttttttttctctccagaaCAGTCCAGTGTTGTTTCACAACCTGAATCAATATCCAGCAATATTCTAATAGTGTGAAAACGATCCTTAACTCAGGTCATAGATGGAACCTCGGTGCACTTTCTTGGCTTTTGCTCATCAGCACATTCactacatataaatataattataaatataatacagtacagactgcaaaaataaaaaaagctaatgggcaaataaataaaagagagagagaaaaataaataagattatttcacaaaatggaaatgtgaCCGTAGGTCAAATGTCGTTTCTAACGTACAGTATTTGGGCTGGAGCAACACCAGCTTCGGGCAcatcaacagaaacataaatttAAAAGGGAAATGTGGCTGATATCACTGTGAAGCAAATCTCATGTGAGAATCTAAATTGTGCTTATTGGCCTGTTTAACTGCATCATGTggaatattgtttttaaagtttactGCACCAGGGGTTTCCAAATTTAGCTCTGGTATCTCATTTCACAAAGGAGTTTATAACATATTGTTTCAGGGAAACCTTGAATAAGTTGTCGTATGACAGAATTaactcatgaaaaaaaaaacaataaaaaaaactttcagaGCTATTTCAGCATCTTTCATATTCTCTGTAGTGAGATGTCAATCAAAACAGTATGACAGTGGaaaatatgcataaaaatgAGCTGCGAGATTCAGCAGCAGAGCTCATGACGAATATAACTTCAGTTTCATAAAGGTCAGTTCTGCTGTAAATTAAAACTATAGTGAATATTTTGAGCCACAACTGCATCAACAACATACAACACTTTGAGTTCAAACCAtgactccaaaaaaaaaaaaagcccacaaaataaaagcctgaaaGATTATTTTCTACAGTAGCTTCTACCTGCAACTTTTACAGCATGTAACAACCAGAAAATTACTTCAGAGCAGCCTCTTCACAAAATACTCAACTtcacaaaaagcaaagaaattgAGAGACGCCTCAGTTGCAGACTGGTCCTTCTCTGGCAACAAGAATAATTCAGAAAGCTCAGTGTGCATCCAGCTTCCAGTTCTGCAGCGTCGTTCTCAGCGGTTTTTACTACTAGTTTTATAGAAAATCATTAAGGTGCCAGAACCTTCAGAAAACCACACCAGTGTGAGCTCAAGGACAAAACTGGACAGGACATGTTCATTCTGCCTGTAAAAAGCTATGACACTGTACGCCACCATGTTCTAATGCCACCATGTTCTAATGACAACATGTTCTAATGCCAACATGTTCCAATGCCACCATGTTCTAATGACATGTTTTAATGACAACATGTTCTAATGCCACCATGTTCTAATGCCAACATGTTCCAATGCCACCATGTTCTAATGACATGTTTTAATGACAACATGTTCTAATGCCACCATGTTCTAATGCCAACATGTTCTAATGCCAACAAGTTCTAATGACAAGATGTTCTAATGCCACCATGTTCTAATGACAAGATGTTCTAATGCCAACATGTTCTAATGCCACCATGTTCTAATGGCCAACAAGTTCTAATGACAAGATGTTCTAATGCCACCATGTTCTAATGACATGTTCTAATGCCACCATGTTCTAATGACAAGATGTTCTAATGCCAACATGTTCTAATGCCACTATGTTCTAATGACAACATGTTCTAATGACAAGATGTTCTAATGACAACATGTTctaatgacatgtttttatgACAACATGTTCTAATGCCACCATGTTCTAATGGCCAACAAGTTCTAATGACAAGATGTTCTAATGCCACCATGTTctaatgacatgtttttatgACAACATGTTCTAATGCCAACATGTTCTAATGCCACCATGTTCTAATGCCACCATGTTCTAATGACAACATGTTCTAATGACAACATGTTCTAATGACAACATGACAGCCTCCACTTTTACGGATTCAGGTCTTCCAGGTTATAGGAACCTGACTGTGGAGAGCCAATGATGTTGGGCGCTAAGGTCTGGTGTTCCAGTTCATCCCAGAGTGGCTGGATTTGTGCAGACCAAACTGGTAACTGGACCAAACTAGTATCAAACTGGACAAACTCTCCCTTATGGCCTGGGGCGTTGTCATGTTCACACAGGAAAGGACCAGCACACTGGTGCcacagctggaaacacacagctggaaacacacagctggaaacacacaGCTACAGCATTAAGAAAAGTCTGACATTATTCTTTTTGTTGCTGAGAGTAAGAACATGGATACGAGTTTCATTGGTGCCTGTGTCTGGACTCACggccgcagcagcagcctggaagATGCTTAGCTGGAAACAATAGTTCCTAGTTAGGGCTGAAGACAGAGTCATGAAAGATTAATTCACAAAATGTTGAGCAGGAATTAGAAACTGTGGGCCAAGCCCAAACCACGAAAAGACACAGAAGTATGTGGACGATATACTgacaaaagtatgtggacagtaTACTGCACACACTTCACAGACCTTTGTCAAAAAAGACCaacataaataaacagtaaacaaaCTTCCAAACAGATTTCAGGGATATTAGGAAAAACTGCAGCTTTGTAGAAGATTCTTGTTTACCCTCATTACTGTTTGCTGGCATCCATGTTTGAAAAGTCTCTGTATATGAGTGTATAAATGAGCATGTTTTTCAGGACAGCATGATGCCACAATCTCAAACCTCGGACTCTGAAGCTAAATGCAACAAAGAGgcttaaagaaaaagaatacAGTGGAGATGTAGTGGGACCATCTACGTCAGCAGACGGAGCATCAGGGGCGGCAGGAGGACGGTCAGGGGGAGGACCAAAGGCTGCTTCTTCTGCAGGTTCGACACCGCCGCTGAAGGGACGGGGCGCTTCCTCTTGGGCCCGTTGCAGAGCGGAGTGTTACAGCAGGAGATACAGACCGAGTTCAGCCTGCCGGTGCAGAACTGCTGGTAGCCGGAGGAGGCGATGAGACATGCCCCAGAGGAGGCGCAGGACTTCCTGTAATGTATTcctgcaaaataaaagaatcGACACATCAGGGAGATTTGTCTTTTCAGAAAATCTAAGTGCGTTCACACAGAGAACATCTAGATTTATTATCTGCATTTGAAATGTCTGACATGTCGCAAACATAACAGCAGACTGAAAGAACGTGATGcatttttctttgctgtaaTTAGATTAAAGATGAACCGTAACGCTGCCGCATTTTATTACAGTACAGTGGAGCTATTGACTTCCTGTCTGCTCTTATTAACTGATGTTTGTCAGTCTGCTATATGTTAGTACAACCTTTATGcttatataaagaaaaaaaactcatatTCTGTAGTTCAGTAACTTTTTATTGTACTCCAGAGAAACCTAGTGAAGCGAGGTTCTCTGCCTGGTATATATTGGTGTTATTTGTTCTAtggtaggttttttttttttttttttttaaatcatttatcgtttttattgtgttatttatcttgtgttttcttttgcctGCAAATGAAATTTCCCCTTACTGGACAAGAAAAAGTTCAGATTAAATCAAATTCAGATAAATTCAATCTCTCCCAGCAGGAGAACGTTCCATTATCCAAGAATGAATCTCATTGATGATGGAGGAGAAATACAGCGCATCAGCGTTTTTCCTCTACgaaagtgtgtgtggtgttggAGAACACACATGTTGCTACAGGAAACATTTAGTGTCGCTGTGCAGGTTCGACGGCGTTTGACTATTAAACCAcctgctgtaaaaaaaacaatcagcatCTATTATCGATGCAGAAACACTGTCCTTTTACTTCAGGGTAGAGAAATTCAGTCCTGGTATTGTGATAAGTATGATCAAGAAAAATAGCTCTATTCAAACACGGCTCTCTCTGGCTGGTTTTTCTTTCAGACGGCACAAAACTAATCTAATGTTGTGTCAATGGCAGCTGCAGGGAAGTGTCTTCGTCTTCTTTCGGAGATAAGAGTTCGCAGAACAAGATGACTCATAAAaatcagcattaaaatgtcacatttgacGGAGCTCGTCCAGACTTCAGTCAGAGCTTCTGTCTTTCTCCGAGACTGAGAATAAGCAGCAACAAGGTGAAAGTCCTCAGCTCGGTCAGTGAGTCAAGCACGTGTGGATGAAAGCTAgttggagggaggagagagggatcTCTGGAACCGTTCGCCGTTTTGTCATCAGGAGAGAAAATGTCAACAGGTGCAAACGTCACAGTTAATTTAATTGCTTATGTGGCTGCGCCTGCATGACCTGAAAATAAATTCCGCATTCCAGCAACAAATCAATGCTTTTGTCCTGCTGTTGTCCAGACAGGCTCGTTTATGACGGCATCTCAGCTCACAGCAGCTGGGACATCAGTCTTCATGTTAATCGTCAGCCCTGTCATACATCAAGAGGATCGCGAGTGCTTAGTGACTTAATAACATTGCCTACCATTATCTGAATgacaaaagaataaaacttAATGCTCAGAGGTCGTGTGTCTCCTGGGCGCAGCTCCGTCTCTGGGCTCCAGACGGTcacctttctcctcctccacataAACACGAACTCCACATTTCTACTCAGCTGAGCCCGCCCGAGCACCGCTGACCTCAACTATCCCatcaaaaaacaggaaaaacccACACTGCCACCAAGGTTGCATAATTCTCCAAATCTAACAATAGAACATTCCTGACGTGAGATGGAGACTAGCACAATAATACTCCTGTCATGACTGACAAGTGATGGGGGtgcatgtgtctttttttttttttttaaatcaaacagcTCTTTATATAGAAACCAGCAGAGCATAATGTGGAGCAGACATTGTTCTAGAGTggaaatactttaaaaatatcTGGGGGCCTGTCGTTTATTTACCAACCAGCATTGTATAGTTTGTTCTTACTTCGACCGCTGGGTTCTCTTTTATTTCATATGTTCTGTCTCATCCTAAAAACGTGTGTTCTTACCATCAGGTTTGACCAGCACCTCCTTCTGGCACATGTCCTGGACGTTGACGGTGCAGTTGACGATGTACTCCGGGGTGGAACAGTCATTGTGCTTCATCTCCTCACACTGGTAGCACTGGATCTGAAGGGCATCTCCTGCTCCAAGGGGGAGGGAAAGGCAAAATATacaatcactgctgtttttagaCGAGTGTTTGTTACACAGATGATCTTTTCATCGCACAAAGGGAACAGAATtggttttgttaaataaatgagGGGTAAAAGCCACGGGTTTGGTTTTCAACAACAAACAGGCAGCAGCCAGTTAGTGCAGATCGGTATAAATCCTGGAAACAAGAGGGAAGAGCCGTCTCTGTCCAAACAACCAAACACATTCACTAAATCATTCAAAAACTCAAAGGAGTCCTTTATTTCTTCACACTGAATGTAGCCGCCTTAAACAGGCTGCACAGTCTGTGTATCAGTCGTATCTAACGGTCACTTAAAGagtgaatataaatatttcCCACACTGTCAGACTTGTTCTTCGAGGTGGTTATTGTTGCATTAACAGGCATAACGTGGCTCCAGAGTCTACGTCCCTGCTGCGCCCTCCTCATGTCCTCTCAGAACAGGACACATTATTTTTCTCATGTGGCCGTCACTGATATTATCACACAATACTCTCATTTattgcacatttgttttcttcttcatgttttcctgcaggCAAGCAGCAGAGGCGTTTACAGATGTTGCTTTTGTCTGAGTGCCTTGTGTTCCAGCTCCAAGAAAGACTGATGACATGCCATGAGGCTGCAGTGTCATGTTCTCTATCTTCTCCACAGTGTTGTGACGTTACTGTCAGAAGAACCGTGACAGGGTTTTGTGACTCTAGCAGGCACAAAAGCAAGTGCTGGGCCAACTTTAATCTATGCTGCTTTTCAGCTATTTTTAGTGGCTGTCTGAGAGTCGACACACAGGCTGCAGATTCACACAATGAGGTGAGAAAAGgctgtaaagaaataaaaaaaaaagaaacagccaaGTGAAGACTGGTCCCTTTAAATTCGTCCCTTTTAACCCATGAATTTTATAGGTGATAAACTTCATTTACAATACAAACAGGCAGTAAGACAGACTTGATGTAGTCTGGCAGAGCAGAGATGGCCCCTGTGTATTCTCATCCCCTGAGGTAGTAAAAAAAACGTGAGTGTGTTACTGCTAAAGCATTTTCTCGTAAAAATAACAGTCCTCATCACGGCTTTGGCAAATTCCATCGGATGCTTTTAACGCGGCCTGGGTGAGCTTTTCTCATTAGCTAAGACCTCGTCCTGgactgcaggaggaggaagacgtcTGCAGAAATCAAGCTGTTAGACCCAGATGGACCAAGCATAAAGGCTCAGAGTCCATGTGTTGCTGTATCGGTTCACACTGACACCACGGTGCTGTTAAAGCCTGGAAAAGGATCGATTCTGCCTGCCGTGCAATACCCATGTGCAGCGTGCACGACATATTTCCAATGGAAGCTCAAGGCTTAATGGCAAAAAGTctcctttgttgtttgtttcataaAAGCTGCAGGAAACTAAACATAACAGATGGTTCTTTTACTGGTATTTACATTAGTGGTAGTTAGACCTGTCATGTTTAATTATGATTTCTATGTGACACCTTCATCGTGGCAGCGTCACATCAGCATTTAATCAAAACCCTCCACGTCCTAGAAACATGCCTGTCCTCTCTTTTCTAAATATCCCACACAGACAAACCGCAGCAATTACTGAAATGGCACCAATCATTAATCTCCAACAGCTCCATCAAACACAACTGATAAAGGTCCACATAAAACATCACAATCCCAACCTAATTACTTTAAAGCAAGTGCATGCCTGAaacctccatccatcatctggaAGGAGACTCATGACAACAGGGAACTCTCTTATTTTCTGGGACTATCTGTCTTAGTGGAGGGCAAAGTCTGAGCTCAGATTATCACTTTCAGAAAGTTTCTTTAAATCTCTGAgtttcaaaacagaaacaaaggctGATAAGGAAAAGAAACCAAATCCTTTATTAAAGCTTCTGCATCCGAGTGCGGAACCAATGCATAAGCAGTATTTTCCAATCAGCGAAGGCCCAAAACAACAGGA is a genomic window of Mastacembelus armatus chromosome 2, fMasArm1.2, whole genome shotgun sequence containing:
- the LOC113127277 gene encoding actin-related protein 3-like, producing MAGRLPACVVDCGTGYTKLGYAGNTEPQFIMPSCIAIKESAKVGDQAQRRMMKGVDDLDFFIGDEAIDKPSYATKWPIRHGIVEDWDLMERFMEQIIFKYLRAEPEDHYFLLTEPPLNTPENREYTAEIMFESFNVPGLYIAVQAVLALAASWTSRQVGERTLTGTVIDSGDGVTHVIPVAEGYVIGSCIKHIPIAGRDITYFIQQLLREREVGIPPEQSLETAKAVKERFSYVCPDLVKEFSKYDTDGSKWIKQYTGVNAISKKEFTIDVGYERFLGPEIFFHPEFANPDFTQPISEVVDEVIQNCPIDVRRPLYKNIVLSGGSTMFRDFGRRLQRDLKRTVDARLKISEELSGGKLKPKPIDVQVITHHMQRYAVWFGGSMLASTPEFYQVCHTKKDYEEIGPSICRHNPVFGVMS
- the LOC113127416 gene encoding ly6/PLAUR domain-containing protein 1-like; the encoded protein is MRLLVFATFFGVLLDAGDALQIQCYQCEEMKHNDCSTPEYIVNCTVNVQDMCQKEVLVKPDGIHYRKSCASSGACLIASSGYQQFCTGRLNSVCISCCNTPLCNGPKRKRPVPSAAVSNLQKKQPLVLPLTVLLPPLMLRLLT